The Lucilia cuprina isolate Lc7/37 chromosome 5, ASM2204524v1, whole genome shotgun sequence genome includes a window with the following:
- the LOC111677099 gene encoding uncharacterized protein LOC111677099 isoform X3, which produces MAKVLNYTKYHKINVADHSHHHRRRRQQQQQEQQQQLQQQQQEQIEQPTQQQLSQQKLQLIKQQQKQRQTQITTNQSNNDNNNKHSHFNYNNSSSNNNNNEFINYRTLQQHVANDQPTHFHINNANFQQLTSVSSFSILKNRNSKINKSHNVNSNKTNNKTFMHSLGPPTKTTITTPPSLSSPLPPSTTCSSYSSTPSSSLTTSPTCSTVAFNSSTLSIPSTTPLSSSYLNLSNNTYSTYYSTCCVLTYNMFTAYAEAATLQLKRKTQFNKLLHVSGHPDMRSICYLILMAFFYWGVMIRAAVATNITTTTQTPPSTTTTSHVAELNTKTMFYSNLTAETTTIPHNSSIGIRAVHGEGGDPPLPLLGNSSLKLPISLLTSDDTLTNYQRRLLMRREAANVPDFDEDDSSYHDDELDEYEILINNKSALGKYIGAPCNNSKCESTLLHVVCEKDTNTCGCEKNYPVQLGLTRGCDKPKKLGEQCFYDETCQYNDENSLCVQVRHNAMCQCAGGFHSVSYTKPTRRVFCTQDIDELNSDLPTLLGVCIGIGVLAGLICMVLHLFSKTKYPRHRNFGDANLPPPIMYSSETGIPLTVQSGRPSSRSSIRSSGGSIGSYGNRRSSTGGVGGNNSATAGSKGILVSTSRTGAARSAAILLISCHLTTLSKQTAASRVSSRQTSGAGCSANSRDNLDENGSDPGSRSCDSTLSMTRHLQKQLNHQRHLLSFELSPAKTKNHDRVRALLGLNGIDNYRSDDDALNSLDNGLLEIGALPTPASETPRFAVLEDQV; this is translated from the exons ATGGCCaaagttttaaattacacaaagtatcataaaataaatgtagCAGACCAtagtcatcatcatcgtcgtcgtcgtcaacagcagcagcaggagcagcagcaacaactacaacaacagcagcaagaaCAAATAGAACAACCAACACAACAGCAACTATcgcaacaaaaactacaactaataaagcagcaacaaaaacaacgacAAACTCAAATAACCACAAATCAAAGTAACaatgacaacaataataaacacaGCCATttcaactacaacaacagcagcagcaacaacaacaacaatgaattTATCAACTATAGAACATTGcaacaacatgttgctaatgACCAACCGACACATTTTCACATTAACAACGCAAATTTTCAACAGCTAACATCCGTTTCCtcatttagtattttaaaaaatcgaaattcaaaaatcaataaatctCATAATgttaacagcaacaaaacaaacaacaaaacatttatgCATTCATTAGGCccaccaacaaaaacaacaataacaacaccaCCTTCACTATCTTCGCCATTACCACCCTCAACAACATGTTCCTCCTATTCCTCTACTCCTTCGTCGTCATTAACAACTTCTCCAACCTGTTCTACAGTAGCTTTTAATTCTTCTACTCTATCCATTCCTTCAACTACTCCCCTTTCCTCATCGTATCTTAATCTTTCCAACAACACATACTCGACCTACTATTCAACATGTTGTGTCTTAACCTACAATATGTTTACGGCTTATGCCGAAGCTGCAACATTGCAACTGAAGCGCAAAACtcaatttaataaactattACATGTGAGTGGTCATCCAGATATGCGTAGTATTTGCTATTTAATTCTGATGGCCTTCTTCTACTGGGGTGTCATGATACGAGCTGCTGTAGCCACAAACATAACAACCACTACACAAACGCcaccatcaacaacaacaaccagtcATGTGGCAGAGTTAAATACCAAAACCATGTTTTATTCAAACTTAACAGCAGAGACCACCACCATCCCCCACAACAGCTCCATTGGCATCAGGGCTGTTCATGGTGAGGGCGGCGATCCACCCCTGCCGTTGTTGGGTAACAGTAGTTTAAAGCTTCCCATTTCATTACTTACTTCTGATGATACTTTAACTAACTACCAGCGACGTTTGCTAATGCGTCGTGAAGCCGCCAATGTGCCTGATTTTGATGAAGATGATTCTAGCTATCACGATGATGAACTTGATGAATATgagattttaattaataataaatctg CTTTAGGTAAATATATAGGAGCACCATGTAACAATTCGAAATGTGAGTCCACTCTATTGCATGTCGTCTGTGAAAAGGATACAAATACATGCGGCTGTGAAAAAAACTATCCCGTACAACTGGGTTTAACCAGGGGATGCGATAAAC CTAAAAAACTAGGTGAACAATGTTTCTACGATGAGACATGCCAGTACAATGATGAAAATTCCCTTTGTGTTCAGGTGCGTCATAATGCCATGTGTCAGTGTGCGGGTGGTTTCCATTCGGTTAGCTATACAAAACCAACACGACGAGTATTTTGTACTCAAG ATATCGATGAATTAAATTCGGATTTACCAACACTGCTGGGCGTATGTATCGGCATCGGTGTATTGGCTGGTCTTATCTGTATGGTACTCCATCTGtttagtaaaacaaaatatccacgTCATCGTAATTTCGGTGATGCAAATTTACCGCCACCTATAATGTATTCAAGTGAAACAG GTATACCATTGACAGTGCAATCCGGTCGTCCCTCCTCACGTTCAAGTATACGCTCTAGTGGCGGATCAATCGGTTCCTATGGTAATCGTCGTTCGTCAACGGGAGGCGTAGGCGGCAATAATAGTGCGACAGCTGGCTCCAAGGGTATACTTGTCTCAACATCACGCACAGGTGCGGCTAGATCAGCCGCCATATTGCTTATATCGTGTCACTTAACAACCTTATCTAAACAAACGGCCGCGTCACGCGTCTCATCGCGTCAAACTAGTGGCGCTGGTTGCAGTGCCAATTCTCGAGATAATCTTGATGAGAACGGTTCAGATCCGGGTAGTCGAAGTTGCGATAGTACACTATCGATGACGCGTCATCTGCAAAAGCAATTAAATCATCAGCGTCATCTGTTAAGCTTCGAACTATCGCCggccaaaacaaaaaatcacgATAGAGTTAGAGCATTGTTGGGCCTAAATGGAATCGATAATTATCGAAGCGATGACGATGCGTTAAATAGTTTAGATAATGGTCTTTTAGAAATTGGTGCACTTCCTACACCGGCCAGTGAAACCCCAAGATTTGCG